In one Molothrus aeneus isolate 106 chromosome 8, BPBGC_Maene_1.0, whole genome shotgun sequence genomic region, the following are encoded:
- the NKX1-2 gene encoding LOW QUALITY PROTEIN: NK1 transcription factor-related protein 2 (The sequence of the model RefSeq protein was modified relative to this genomic sequence to represent the inferred CDS: inserted 1 base in 1 codon) translates to MAALPPPLPPPRRRPLXPPRPTLLPAAHSAPPAPSVRLRSGPARPRAPPAPRWEPADILDPQKFSRRREPASGSWGSAPRSGEREKSLGRVEIGKDAAAPGSGRNKLEAHDAHAPAESGAEDAGQERDEEEPSADGSGTASPPGPEEPGSPRSARRRRAEPGCGKPRRARTAFTYEQLVALENKFRATRYLSVCERLSLALSLSLTETQVKIWFQNRRTKWKKQHPGADGAAPAASPAAAASGGSPSPPGPAALPFQTFPSYAAANALVPPAAPFPLGAGPFAPFLGPAYLGPFYAPHL, encoded by the exons ATGGCTGCGCTGccccctcctctgcccccacCCCGCCGCCGGCCCC CGCCTCCCCGGCCGACCCTCCTCCCCGCCGCTCACTCCGCGCCGCCAGCGCCGAGCGTGCGGCTCCGgagcggcccggcccggccccgcgctccGCCGGCTCCGCGCTGGGAGCCAGCAG ACATCCTGGATCCCCAGAAATTCAGCAGAAGACGCGAACCGGCCTcggggagctggggcagcgCCCCCCGCTCGGGCGAGCGGGAGAAAAGTTTGGGAAGAGTTGAAATAGGAAAGGACGCTGCTGCTCCCGGCAGCGGGAGGAATAAACTAGAGGCACATG ATGCGCACGCCCCGGCGGAGAGCGGCGCCGAGGACGCGGGGCAGGAGCGCGACGAGGAGGAGCCGAGCGCGGACGGGAGCGGCACCGCGAGCCCGCCCGGGCCGGAGGAGCCGGGCTCGCCGCGGAgcgcccggcggcggcgggcagaGCCGGGCTGCGGGAAGCCGCGGCGGGCGCGCACCGCCTTCACCTACGAGCAGCTGGTGGCCCTGGAGAACAAGTTCCGAGCCACGCGGTACCTGTCGGTCTGCGAGCGCCTCAGCCTGGCGCTGTCCCTCAGCCTCACCGAGACGCAGGTGAAGATCTGGTTCCAGAACCGCCGCACCAAGTGGAAGAAGCAGCACCCGGGCGCCGACGGGGCGGCCCCCGCAGCAtcccccgcggcggcggcgagcggcggcagccccagcccgccgggccccgccgctcTGCCCTTCCAGACTTTCCCTTCCTACGCCGCCGCCAACGCGCTGGTGCCGCCGGCCGCCCCCTTCCCGCTGGGCGCCGGCCCCTTCGCGCCCTTCCTGGGCCCCGCGTACCTCGGCCCCTTCTACGCCCCGCACCTCTga
- the LHPP gene encoding phospholysine phosphohistidine inorganic pyrophosphate phosphatase isoform X2 has protein sequence MAERGRGWARAVRGLLLDVSGVLYDSGAGGGVPIAGSVEAVRRIKASGLKLQLCTNETQATRQSFVRKLRALGFDISVAQVTAPAPAACRLLRERGLRPHLLVHHDLVPEFAEIDKTNPNCVVLGDAAENFTYANLNEAFRLLIGMEKPVLLSLGKGRYYKETDGLKLDVGAYMKALEYACDIQAEVVGKPSKRFFESALAELGVPAEQAVR, from the exons atggcggagcggggccggggctgggcccgggCCGTGCGGGGGCTGCTGCTCGATGTCAGCGGGGTTCTCTACGACAGCGGCGCCGGCGGCGGCGTCCCCATCGCGGGCTCGGTCGAGGCCGTGCGCAG GATCAAAGCCTCtgggctgaagctgcagctctgcaccaaCGAAACCCAGGCGACCCGGCAGAGTTTTGTGAGGAAGCTGCGGGCCCTGGGCTTCGACATCTCGGTGGCCCAGGTGACAGCGCCGGCGCCGGCCGCCTGCCGCCTCCTGAGGGAGCGCGGCCTGAGGCCACACCTGCTGGTGCACCACg ATCTTGTCCCTGAATTTGCTGAGATTGATAAGACAAACCCAAACTGTGTGGTTCTTGGAGATGCAGCAGAAAACTTCACCTACGCAAACCTGAACGAGGCTTTCCGACTTCTGATTGGGATGGAGAAGCCTGTTTTGCTCTCCCTTGGAAAAGG ACGCTACTATAAAGAAACTGATGGGCTGAAACTTGATGTTGGAGCATATATGAAGGCATTGGAG tatGCTTGTGATATCCAGGCTGAAGTGGTGGGGAAACCATCAAAAAGGTTTTTTGAGTCAGCCCTGGCAGAACTGGGAGTTCCAGCAGAGCAG